CTTCCGTCATCGACGAAGACACACAGGACGTCGGCTCCTTGAAGTGGCGGCTGAAGTGCGAACGGTAGTAAGCCACACAACCCTGCGAGCCATGAACGAAGGGAATGGTGCCTTCGAAGCCGACAGCTGCAAACACCGCGCCCAGCGGCTGGCAAGCCTTGGCGGGGTTTACGACCAACGCTTCACGGGCAAAGTTCTTTGCCTGGTATTCCTCGGTCTTGGCCCATTCGCGCACCTCTTCGACCTGCTGGTCGGGGGGCATGAATTCAAACTCTTTTCTCTTGTTCTCGAACAGATTGACGTATTCCGGTTCGCGGAACAGGTTGAAATGATCGAGAACCTTTTCTGCATTCTGACTCATGGCTTAACTCCTAAAAACGTCGGTTGGTAGGGTGCGCCCACCGGGCGCACCTTTGGAGCCTTGAACACGGTGCGCCAGGCGCACCCTACTGACCTTTCTCCGGCTGCGGCTTAGGCAGCGCTCTTCCACGGGGCTTTGGTCAAACCCCAGACCGGGTTATTGATGGCCATGTCCATGTCCCTGGCGAAAATGGCGAAGCCGTCATAACCGTGGTAAGGGCCGGAATAGTCCCAGGAATGCATCTGCCGGAACGGTACGCCCATCTTCTGGAACACATACTTTTCCTTGATGCCGGAACCGACCAGGTCAGGCTGCACGGACTCGACGAACTTCTCGAACTCGTAGCCCGTGACGTCGTCGTAGATCAGCGTGCCGTCTTTGACGTAGTGCGTGGTGCGCTGGTAGTCGTCGTTATGGCCGAACTCGTAACCGGTGCCGACGATTTCCATGCCCAGATCCTCATAGGCGCCGATCACATGACGGGGACGCAGGCCGCCCACGTACAGCATGACCTTCTTGCCTTCCAGGCGCGGACGGTACTTGTCGATCACCGCCTGCATGAGAGGCTGGTACTTGGCGATGACGGCTTCTGCCTTTTCCTTGATGCTGTCGTCGAAGAAGCTGGCGATCTTCCGCAGCGATTCGGCGATCTTGGTCGGACCGAAGAAGTTGTACTCCACCCACGGCACCCCATACTTCTCTTCCAGGTGGCGGGAGATGTAGTTCATCGAACGGTAGCAGTGCAGCACGTTCAGCTTGGCCTTCGGGGTGTTCTCCAGTTCGGCCAGCGAACCGTCGCCGGACCACTGGGCAATCACGCGCAGCCCCATTTCTTCCAGCAGGATGCGGGAAGACCAGGCATCGCCGCCGATGTTGTAGTCGCCGATGATGGCCACATCGTAAGGCGTAGTCTGGAACTCGGGGTGCTTATCGCCGGCCTTGTCAAAGATCCAGTCGCGTACCGCGTCGTTGGCGATGTGGTGGCCCAAGGACTGGGACACACCGCGGAAACCTTCGCAACGCACGGGAACGATGGTATGGCCGTTGTATTCCTTGTTCTTTTTCTTGGAGACGGCTTCGATGTCGTCGCCAATCAAGCCGATCGGGCATTCCGACTGAACGGTGATGCCGTGATTCAGCGGGAACAGCTCCTGGATTTCGTCGATGATCTTTTCCAGCTTCTTGTCGCCGCCGAAGACGATGTCCTTCTCCTGGAAGTCGGAGGTGAACTGCATGGTGACGAAGGTATCGATGCCGGTGGTGCCGATGTAATAGTTGCGGCGCGACGCCCAGGAGTACTGGCCGCAGCCGACCGGACCGTGGCTGATGTGAATCATGTCTTTGATCGGACCCCAGACCACGCCCTTGGAACCAGCATAGGCGCAGCCGCGGATGGTCATGACGCCGGGGACCGACTTGATGTTGGACTTGACCCCGCAGTCGGGCTTGCCTTCTTCGAAGGTGCCAAGATGTTTGGCTCGGCGCTTGGCCGTCTTGTCGGGGTAAACCTCAAGAACCTCCTTGATGAGATCCTTGTTTCTCTGCTTGACTTGCTCAACTGTGAGGCTCATTTTCAGCTCCTGATTGAGTTAGTGAAAAACGACCGGAAGGCCAAGAGGCGGTGTGCGGCGTTAAAAGCCCGCACACCGCCGTGCCGCCAGTCTCCTTACGCCGCCAGCTCGGCTGCGGTTTTGCCGACCTGCGACTCGTCGACCTGCTTCATGATGCCGTGCTCCATCAGCAGATCTTCCAGCTCGTCCATGGTGATCGGGGTCGGGATGGTGCCGTTGCCCTTGTTGGCGTGGACCTTCTTAGCCAGCTCACGATACTCGTTGGCCTGCTTGGATTCCGGTGCGTACTCGAGTACGGTCATGCGACGCAGCTCGGCGTGCTGCACGATGTTGTCACGCGGCACGAAGTGGATCAGGGTGGTGCCGAGCTTTTTGGCCAAAGACTCAGCCAGCTCGTATTCCTTGTCGGTCTGGCGCTCGTTGCAGACCAGCCCGCCCAGACGCACGCCGCCGGAATTGGCGTACTTCAGAATGCCCTTGGAGATGTTGTTGGCCGCGTACATGGCCATCATTTCGCCGGACATGACGATGTAGATTTCCTGCGCCTTGTTCTCGCGGATCGGCATGGCGAAACCGCCGCAGACCACGTCGCCGAGCACGTCGTAAGAGACGTAGTCGACACCGTCATAAGCGCCTTCTTCTTCCAGGAAGTTGATGGAGGTGATCACACCGCGGCCGGCGCAGCCGACGCCCGGCTCCGGACCACCGGACTCCACGCAACGGATGTCGCGGTAGCCGACCTTCATGACATCGTCCAGCTCCAGGTCCTCGACGCTGCCGGCATCGGCGGCCAGGGACAGAATGGTGTCCTGGGCTTTCGAGTGCAGAATCAAACGGGTGGAGTCGGCCTTCGGGTCGCAGCCGACGATCAGGATCTTCTGACCCATTTCAGCCAGAGCGGCCAGGGTGTTCTGAGAGGTGGTGGACTTGCCGATACCGCCCTTACCGTAGAAAGCAATTTGTCTCAAATCTGACATGGTATTTCTCCGAAATAGGATGATCGATGCTTCATGGCCAGCAGCATTCCACCGAACTCACGCTCGGCTTACCGCGGAGCAGGGCGCTTTCTTTTTCTTATTCTTGTCGCCACCACTTTTGCGGCAGTGAACACTGCACGCTTATCTCCGATGCAACCGGTGTGCCACACCTAAAATAAAAACATAATGGCTTGAAATATCTGGGGTTTAACCCCATTAGAAAGCTCCACACCGACCAGGGTGGGATGTCCACAACACTACAAAACCGCACTGCTTGTAGGGAACAACACAAGCTGCCGTTCGCCCGCGACGCCGCCGCCCTTAGACTCAACCCGTTGAAAATGCTGCTGGCGTGCTTAGCCGCACGAATCGTGCCCGTGCCGGCACATCGATTGCTTAGATTTGAGTGAAGGTCTCCATACTTCACCGGGGCGTCGACGGCCCCGGTGAAGTTCTAAGGAGAACTCGCGCAACCGCCGACAGAACCGGCAACCTTTAATAGGAGAAGCCCATGCAGATAGGCGTCGATAGTGAAAGAGCAGTAGACGACCGACGTGTCTTCGTCGTCGACGACGATGAAATCACCAGCGCCGCGCTGCAGTTCATGCTGCACGACGAGATCGAAACCCATGAGCTGAGCAGCCTCGAAGCCGCCTATGCCAAGGCCGTGGACTGGAAGCCCGCGGTACTGCTGCTGGGGTTGGGCATCGTCAAGGCCCGGGGCATCGAGGTGCTGGAAGAAATTCGCGCCCGGCTGGAGGACATCAAGATCATCGTGGTGACCGAGACCGCGACCGATCCCCTGGCGCAGCAATGCCTCAAGCAGGGTGCGAACTCCCTGCTGGCCAAACCCCTGACCATCGAAAAGGCGCGTCAGAAGGTGGACATGCAACTTGGCCGCAAGGTCAATCTGGCCATCCCCGTCGTCGTCACCTGACCGGAGTCGCCGGATCGAACTGCCGCACGGTTCTGGGCAGTTCGTTGCCTGTTGCGCGCCGTTTTAATGCAATAACGTCGATTTTTCGCAAACCAACATTTTAGGAGCGTCATGACCACCATTAGCGAAACCCCCTTCGCCTCCCTGGAAAACGAAAACCGGCTGTTGAGCCCGGTCTTCAAAGGCGCCACCGCCCAGCCGGGTGTCTTCGGCTTCCGCGGGATGATCGCCTTGAAGTTCGCCCAGCAATTGAGCGACGAGGCTCGCCCGCCTGAAATCAAGTTCGACCAGGTGATGACCGTGGCGAAAGCCGGCGAATCCACCATCCCCTTCTTGGCGGGGGTGGCGCTGTCGCTGGAATATCTGGATCTGCTGCTGGACGTCCTGGGCGACAAGCTGTCCCCCACCGGCAAGTATTTCTTCTTTGCCGGCAACCTGGACATTTCCAAGCGCTACCAGATCACCCACCGCGGCGCCACGTTCTGGGTGCTGCCGTTGGACGAGGCGACCGTCTACAACGAACTGCTGGAGCTGTTCCGCATCGAAAAGAACGACCTGAAGAAGCTCGATACCGCCGGCAAACTGGTTGCCGTCGCGGATGCCGCGGCCAGCTTCGACGAGAAGTTCGACGTGATCAGCTTCGAGGAGGGCCTGAAGATCATGGGCCCGATCCGGATTCCGGACAACCGCCCGGTCTAATCCTTCAAATGGAACGCCGTCCGTAGACGGCGTTCCCCTGCCCGGTAGGGATCAACCATGTACACCAAAGCCTGTGACGAAAGCGAACTGAAGGAAGGCAAGTACGAGGTGGTGGCGGTCAACCGCACACTGATGCTGGTGGTATGGCCAACCGGCGCCCAGCCTCGTGCCTTTCAGGGCATGTGTCCCCATGCCCGCGAACCGCTGGCGGATGCCCGTTTCGACGGCAAGATACTGACCTGCGCGCACCACGACTGGGAATTCGACAGCAACGGCGCCTGCATCAAGGGCAAGCACTGCACCCTGGCCGAATATCCCCTGAAGATCGAAAACGGCGAGGTCCTGATCGACACCGACGGGGTTTCCGCCAATTATTTGAATTAGACGAAAGCGGCCTCGGCACGACTTTCGCGTATCGACTACACCTAACCCCTAAAGGAGTAAACCATGACCTACCAAGTCATCAAATCGGCACTGAAATTATGCACCGGCGCGCGCAAAAGCAGCGGCGAACCCTGCAACGGCACGCTGTACACCTGCAAGGCTTGCGGCGCCACAGGATGCAAACAGTCGCGCGATGATCTTTGTTCGGACCAAGCCTTCAACGTGCTCGAACATTGTCTGAAATGCGGTGCGATCGGCCAGATCGAACCCGTCGCCGCCGGCGATTACCGCCCGCAACAGGCTTGGCTGAACTGAAGCCGACGTGGCCCAGATACACTTCTACGAAAAACCCGGCTGCGCCAACAACACGCGGCAGAAGCAGATGCTCCGGGAGGCCGGCCACGAATTGGTCGTGCACGACCTCCTGGAGACGCCTTGGCGCGCCGAGGAGTTGCGCGCCTTCTTCGGCGAACGCCCGGTGACCGAATGGTTCAACCGGGCCGCCCCCCGGATCAAATCGGGCGAGATCGTGCCGGAAGATCTGGATGACGCCGCCGCTCTGGCGCTCATGCTGGACGATCATTTGCTGATCCGGCGCCCGCTCATGCAGGTAGGCGACCTTCGGAGCGTTGGCTTCGACGCCGATAAGGTCCATGCCTGGATCGGCCTGAATCCCGACGAAGAGGCCGCCCGAGCCGATCTGGAAAGCTGCCGCCGGCCGCATCATTGCCCGTCCCCTAAGGATTCCGCCGACCGATGAACGGCAACGCCGAAACCGATCTGCAGCGCATACTGGCCTATCACGAACGCACCAAGCACCGGCTGGAGCGCTATGCCGCAGGACCGGAAACCCTGGACTGGAGCGCCCAGCCCGATCCCTTCCGGAGCTTCGCCGGCGCCGAACGCATCCCGTTACCCCTGACAGCCGACGCCCTCTCCGCCACTTATTCCGACCTGCACCGGCCCGGCGCACTCGTGCCCCAAGCGCTGACCCTCGAATCGGTCGCGCTGCTGCTGGAACTGTCCCTGGCTTTGTCGGCCTGGAAGGAATACGGGCCCGACCGCTGGTCGCTGCGCTGCAATCCGTCCAGCGGCAACCTGCACCCCACCGAGGGCTATGTGGTCTGCCGTAATGTGGAGGGGCTGGAGGACGGCGTCTACCATTACTTCAGCCGCGAGCATGCACTGGAACGGCGGGCGCAGCCTGTGGAAACCAATGCAGGCGGCGGCCCGCCCTGCCTGTTCATCGGCCTCAGCTCGATCCACTGGCGGGAGGCTTGGAAGTACGGCGAGCGCGCCTTCCGCTACTGCCAGCTCGACACCGGCCACGCCATCGGCGCCCTGCGCTATGCCGCGGCCGCGCTGGGCTGGGGCCTGCGCTTGGTGAACAGCGCGGGGACCGGAGAGATCGCCAGCCTGCTGGGACTGGACCGCACCGCCAATTTTATCGGCGCGGAAGCCGAAGAAGCCGAGCTGCTATTGGAAGTGACAGCCGCTTCGGGGACGGTGTCCTCTCTCCCCTTATTCGGCGACCTGGACTGGACCGGCACCGCCAATGTGCTCGATTCGCACCCCATGTACCACTGGCCGGTGATCGACGAAGTGGCCGCAGCCAGCCGCTGCCCCGGCGGGGCGCAGCCGGCCCCGCCCACCGCGGTTTACCCGCCCCGCTCCGGTTTGCCCACCGTCACCGCCTCGACGCTGATCCGCCAGCGCCGCAGCGCCCAGCGCTTCGACCGGAACTTCGAATGGGAAGCGGACGAATGCTATGCCTTGCTAGACGCCCTGCTCGCCCGCGAATGCGCACCCTGGGATGTCTGGAATTCCGCACCGGCCCTGCATCCGGTGCTGTTCGTCCACCGGATCAAAGGCTTAGCCCCCGGTTTGTATGCCCTGCCGCGCACCGCATCCGCCGAATCGAAGCTGCGCTCCGCGTTGCGGCAGGATTTCGCCTGGACCCAACCCGAAGGCTG
This portion of the Methylococcus mesophilus genome encodes:
- the nifD gene encoding nitrogenase molybdenum-iron protein alpha chain, whose translation is MSLTVEQVKQRNKDLIKEVLEVYPDKTAKRRAKHLGTFEEGKPDCGVKSNIKSVPGVMTIRGCAYAGSKGVVWGPIKDMIHISHGPVGCGQYSWASRRNYYIGTTGIDTFVTMQFTSDFQEKDIVFGGDKKLEKIIDEIQELFPLNHGITVQSECPIGLIGDDIEAVSKKKNKEYNGHTIVPVRCEGFRGVSQSLGHHIANDAVRDWIFDKAGDKHPEFQTTPYDVAIIGDYNIGGDAWSSRILLEEMGLRVIAQWSGDGSLAELENTPKAKLNVLHCYRSMNYISRHLEEKYGVPWVEYNFFGPTKIAESLRKIASFFDDSIKEKAEAVIAKYQPLMQAVIDKYRPRLEGKKVMLYVGGLRPRHVIGAYEDLGMEIVGTGYEFGHNDDYQRTTHYVKDGTLIYDDVTGYEFEKFVESVQPDLVGSGIKEKYVFQKMGVPFRQMHSWDYSGPYHGYDGFAIFARDMDMAINNPVWGLTKAPWKSAA
- the nifH gene encoding nitrogenase iron protein, with the protein product MSDLRQIAFYGKGGIGKSTTSQNTLAALAEMGQKILIVGCDPKADSTRLILHSKAQDTILSLAADAGSVEDLELDDVMKVGYRDIRCVESGGPEPGVGCAGRGVITSINFLEEEGAYDGVDYVSYDVLGDVVCGGFAMPIRENKAQEIYIVMSGEMMAMYAANNISKGILKYANSGGVRLGGLVCNERQTDKEYELAESLAKKLGTTLIHFVPRDNIVQHAELRRMTVLEYAPESKQANEYRELAKKVHANKGNGTIPTPITMDELEDLLMEHGIMKQVDESQVGKTAAELAA
- a CDS encoding response regulator; its protein translation is MQIGVDSERAVDDRRVFVVDDDEITSAALQFMLHDEIETHELSSLEAAYAKAVDWKPAVLLLGLGIVKARGIEVLEEIRARLEDIKIIVVTETATDPLAQQCLKQGANSLLAKPLTIEKARQKVDMQLGRKVNLAIPVVVT
- a CDS encoding Rieske 2Fe-2S domain-containing protein → MYTKACDESELKEGKYEVVAVNRTLMLVVWPTGAQPRAFQGMCPHAREPLADARFDGKILTCAHHDWEFDSNGACIKGKHCTLAEYPLKIENGEVLIDTDGVSANYLN
- a CDS encoding ArsC/Spx/MgsR family protein, yielding MAQIHFYEKPGCANNTRQKQMLREAGHELVVHDLLETPWRAEELRAFFGERPVTEWFNRAAPRIKSGEIVPEDLDDAAALALMLDDHLLIRRPLMQVGDLRSVGFDADKVHAWIGLNPDEEAARADLESCRRPHHCPSPKDSADR
- a CDS encoding SagB/ThcOx family dehydrogenase, with amino-acid sequence MNGNAETDLQRILAYHERTKHRLERYAAGPETLDWSAQPDPFRSFAGAERIPLPLTADALSATYSDLHRPGALVPQALTLESVALLLELSLALSAWKEYGPDRWSLRCNPSSGNLHPTEGYVVCRNVEGLEDGVYHYFSREHALERRAQPVETNAGGGPPCLFIGLSSIHWREAWKYGERAFRYCQLDTGHAIGALRYAAAALGWGLRLVNSAGTGEIASLLGLDRTANFIGAEAEEAELLLEVTAASGTVSSLPLFGDLDWTGTANVLDSHPMYHWPVIDEVAAASRCPGGAQPAPPTAVYPPRSGLPTVTASTLIRQRRSAQRFDRNFEWEADECYALLDALLARECAPWDVWNSAPALHPVLFVHRIKGLAPGLYALPRTASAESKLRSALRQDFAWTQPEGCPAHLPLFLLAEGGCMAAARTIDCHQAIAADSAFALGMLAEFEDTLNTAPWRYRRLYWEAGLLGQALYLEAEARGLRGTGIGCYFDDAFHELLGLSGKAFQSLYHFTVGKPLSDPRITTEAPYVRTPA